A region from the Carboxydothermus pertinax genome encodes:
- a CDS encoding alpha/beta-type small acid-soluble spore protein, with product MAKFIPEGTLLTADVADTLKYEIASELGITSKIDTSTDYWGNVPSRDCGRVGGKIGGNMVKLMIKRAEEALARGQGPF from the coding sequence ATGGCAAAATTTATACCCGAGGGTACACTTTTAACTGCTGACGTTGCCGATACCCTTAAATACGAAATCGCCTCGGAACTGGGGATTACCAGTAAAATTGACACATCTACAGATTACTGGGGTAATGTTCCAAGCCGCGACTGCGGCCGGGTAGGCGGCAAAATAGGGGGCAATATGGTAAAGCTTATGATTAAAAGAGCTGAAGAGGCCTTAGCCCGTGGCCAAGGCCCCTTCTAA